The proteins below are encoded in one region of Bremerella sp. P1:
- a CDS encoding SGNH/GDSL hydrolase family protein, which yields MKTILPVLLLFVTASAYAEQPITAKDIAGKRVVFLGDSITQAGGYITFVDYYLEKLYPEQDFDIYGLGLASETLSGLSEDNHAGGKFPRPCLFERLGRLLEKAKPDVVFACYGINDGIYQPLDSERFSAFQNGVKKLIEACQAAGVEQIVLVTPPIYDTTTKPGEFNYDSVMTEYAAWEMKLDEPGVHVIDLHSAMRKARDARTEVFSKDRVHPGPDGHLFMAQTILTALNVPVPEQSLETIQADPLYKQVSNLRKHRSASWMKHIGYTREKTVPAQPLGDTEEAATKIKETIDQIRRDK from the coding sequence ATGAAGACTATTCTCCCTGTTTTGTTGTTATTCGTCACGGCGAGTGCCTATGCCGAGCAGCCGATTACAGCGAAAGACATTGCTGGTAAACGCGTGGTGTTTCTCGGAGACAGCATCACACAGGCAGGCGGGTACATCACATTCGTGGACTATTACCTGGAAAAGTTATACCCAGAACAAGACTTCGATATTTATGGCCTTGGCCTGGCGAGCGAAACACTTTCTGGCCTTAGTGAAGACAATCACGCAGGCGGTAAGTTTCCACGACCATGCCTTTTTGAACGTCTTGGGCGGCTCTTGGAGAAAGCGAAGCCTGACGTTGTTTTTGCCTGCTATGGCATCAACGACGGGATCTATCAACCGCTCGATTCCGAGCGTTTCTCCGCTTTCCAGAACGGTGTGAAGAAGCTTATCGAAGCGTGTCAGGCGGCAGGTGTTGAGCAGATAGTCCTTGTTACGCCACCCATCTATGATACGACTACCAAGCCTGGTGAATTCAACTACGACTCGGTCATGACAGAATATGCCGCATGGGAAATGAAACTCGACGAACCAGGGGTTCACGTGATCGACTTGCATTCGGCTATGCGTAAGGCGCGCGATGCCCGAACCGAGGTGTTTTCAAAGGATCGCGTCCATCCCGGACCCGACGGTCACTTGTTTATGGCCCAGACGATTTTGACTGCCCTGAATGTCCCGGTGCCTGAGCAATCACTTGAAACAATCCAGGCCGATCCACTCTATAAGCAGGTCAGCAATTTACGAAAGCACCGTTCTGCCAGCTGGATGAAGCACATCGGCTATACCCGGGAGAAGACCGTGCCCGCACAGCCACTAGGAGACACGGAAGAAGCGGCTACTAAGATTAAAGAAACAATCGACCAAATACGTCGCGACAAATAG
- a CDS encoding fructose-bisphosphatase class III produces MQTTSHSFKRPKADLSILELLALQFPNADAAIAETARLAAVQTLPKGVVHVISDIHGEDKKLQHVINNASGTLRPLVEDMFADSMTPTELEEFLKLTFYPAEVTTRVGETLTQPEEIRAYALQMLMPQLELLRYLVSNFSLRLATNLFPAEYRELLLEMMHAPSTERGPEFIGAILDELVRRGKALHLVHLLGRLIRNLAVDELIIAGDLWDRGPRGDRVMEYLRLQPNVEFIWGNHDVLWLAASLGHEAAICTVLRVSLRYRRIGQLDEGYSVPLTPLEHLANTVYADDPAEFFMPNGQGMRPKEVVARMQKAAAIMQFKLEGQMIERNPHWELGHRRLMHRINHQEGTIEIDGETYALRDTNFPTVDPDNPYQLSEEEAACLSRLKNSFLNSQKLREQMRFMVGHGSMYLKRDECLIYHGCVPVDADGNFLPITIDKKSVSGRAMFEEIETVVRRAFVNSEQADLDFLWYLWSGPRSPLFGKDRIATLERDFIADKKPHHESKNTYFTLIHEVDFCDKVLEEFGMQAERGLIVNGHVPVKVEAGESPLKRSGKAITIDGAFSEAYGDYGYTLVLETDRIVLAQHSHFESVEAAIRDGVDIIPQVQNIRVFDSPRRTGDTERGQRIGFRMEMLERLIEAYQENRLHERPVITKP; encoded by the coding sequence GTGCAAACCACATCTCACTCGTTTAAGCGTCCCAAGGCAGATCTTTCAATCCTGGAATTGCTCGCATTGCAGTTCCCCAATGCCGACGCGGCCATTGCCGAGACCGCCCGCCTGGCGGCAGTGCAGACTTTGCCCAAGGGGGTCGTGCATGTGATCAGCGACATCCACGGCGAAGATAAGAAGCTGCAGCATGTCATCAATAATGCATCGGGGACGCTTCGTCCGCTGGTGGAAGACATGTTCGCGGACTCGATGACCCCAACCGAGTTGGAAGAGTTCCTCAAGTTGACTTTTTATCCGGCAGAAGTAACCACACGCGTCGGAGAAACGCTTACACAGCCAGAAGAAATTCGGGCTTATGCCCTGCAGATGCTCATGCCGCAGCTCGAGCTGCTTCGCTACCTTGTCTCGAATTTTAGCCTTCGATTGGCAACCAATCTCTTCCCTGCAGAATACCGAGAATTGCTGCTGGAGATGATGCACGCACCCTCGACGGAACGAGGCCCGGAGTTCATCGGAGCAATCCTTGATGAACTTGTACGGCGTGGTAAAGCTTTGCACTTGGTGCATCTGCTGGGGCGGTTGATTCGTAACCTGGCCGTGGACGAGCTGATTATTGCTGGGGACCTCTGGGACCGGGGACCACGTGGCGACCGCGTCATGGAATATCTCCGCCTGCAACCTAATGTCGAGTTCATTTGGGGCAATCATGATGTCCTCTGGCTGGCTGCCTCGCTCGGACATGAAGCCGCTATCTGTACGGTATTGCGAGTCTCGCTACGTTATCGACGCATTGGCCAGTTGGATGAAGGTTACAGCGTTCCCCTCACGCCGCTGGAACACCTGGCAAATACCGTCTACGCAGACGATCCTGCCGAGTTCTTCATGCCCAATGGGCAAGGAATGCGGCCCAAAGAAGTCGTCGCGAGAATGCAAAAAGCAGCGGCGATCATGCAATTCAAGCTCGAAGGTCAGATGATCGAGCGCAACCCTCACTGGGAACTGGGACATCGCAGGTTGATGCACCGTATCAATCACCAGGAGGGGACCATTGAAATCGACGGCGAGACATACGCCCTTCGCGACACCAACTTCCCGACAGTCGATCCGGACAATCCTTATCAACTGAGCGAAGAAGAGGCGGCCTGCCTTTCCCGTTTGAAGAATTCATTTCTGAACAGTCAAAAGCTGCGGGAACAGATGCGCTTCATGGTCGGTCATGGATCGATGTACTTAAAGCGAGATGAGTGCCTGATTTATCACGGCTGTGTACCGGTCGACGCAGATGGCAACTTTCTGCCGATCACGATCGACAAGAAATCGGTATCGGGAAGAGCGATGTTCGAGGAAATCGAAACGGTCGTCCGACGCGCTTTCGTGAATTCCGAACAGGCCGACCTCGATTTTCTGTGGTACCTATGGAGCGGTCCGCGATCTCCTCTGTTTGGCAAGGACCGAATCGCAACGCTGGAACGCGACTTCATCGCAGATAAGAAACCTCATCACGAATCGAAGAACACCTATTTCACATTGATCCACGAAGTGGACTTTTGCGACAAGGTACTCGAGGAATTTGGCATGCAGGCCGAAAGGGGTTTGATCGTCAATGGCCATGTTCCGGTTAAAGTCGAGGCCGGCGAATCACCGCTAAAACGCAGTGGCAAAGCGATTACAATCGACGGTGCTTTCTCCGAAGCGTACGGAGATTACGGCTACACGCTGGTGCTGGAGACCGATCGCATCGTCCTGGCACAACATTCTCACTTCGAATCGGTGGAAGCGGCCATCCGGGATGGGGTCGATATCATTCCTCAAGTTCAGAACATTCGCGTGTTTGATTCACCACGGCGCACCGGCGATACCGAACGCGGCCAACGAATCGGCTTCCGGATGGAAATGCTCGAGCGACTGATCGAAGCTTATCAAGAAAACCGGCTGCATGAGCGTCCCGTCATCACGAAGCCTTAA
- a CDS encoding hybrid sensor histidine kinase/response regulator yields the protein MKYHFLIIDDSDVDRDAVISALRKDMNSRYRFTEVSTGAEGLAKIEALKSEVDLVFLDYRLPDMDARRFVELLLAESSIPPVPIVLVTGSIDSSALDTSFLKRGVQDFFGKSQITEQILPRIARNAIERHKLLLKVVESERKAEQAMTLADQANRTKSQFLTSLSHELRTPLTAIIGFAEILQHDLEADDAEKMLGMIASSGEHLLELINDLLDIAKVEAGTLEVEPVPTDVSRLIDAVCELVKYRATSSGLDLRWELPRNCPQLLRVDPVRLRQILINLLGNAIKFTDQGWINCESEYDYSRQRLIIRVTDTGPGIPPEVVNRIFFPFNQGPASLEKKRMGIGLGLSISRELATKMGGFLRLEKTSSAGSTFLMELDTPECLEEEEHRQPEQKSIEETNGNAWNNRSILIAEDVEANRYLLQKVFARLGVQPDFAEDGKQACDMVLARQVEGSTYDLIIMDMQMPGMDGYEATRLLKSKKISTPVIALTAAALSEDVERCLSSGCDQVLVKPVNVAELRSLFVRYFA from the coding sequence TTGAAGTATCATTTTCTTATCATCGACGATTCCGATGTTGATCGTGATGCTGTCATTTCTGCGCTTCGCAAGGACATGAATAGTCGCTATCGGTTTACCGAGGTTTCCACCGGCGCCGAAGGGCTGGCAAAGATCGAAGCTCTCAAATCGGAAGTCGATCTGGTTTTCCTTGACTATCGACTGCCTGACATGGATGCCCGAAGATTTGTCGAGCTTCTCCTGGCCGAATCGAGTATCCCTCCAGTACCGATCGTGCTTGTTACTGGCAGCATTGATTCGAGTGCTTTAGACACGTCTTTTCTCAAACGTGGAGTTCAGGACTTTTTCGGAAAGTCTCAGATTACCGAGCAAATTCTTCCCCGGATTGCCCGCAATGCGATTGAGCGTCACAAGCTATTGCTGAAAGTCGTAGAAAGTGAGCGCAAAGCAGAGCAGGCCATGACGCTGGCCGATCAAGCGAACCGCACCAAGTCCCAGTTTCTTACTTCATTGAGCCATGAACTGCGGACGCCCCTGACCGCAATTATCGGTTTCGCGGAAATCCTTCAGCATGACCTAGAGGCGGATGACGCGGAAAAGATGTTGGGCATGATTGCCAGTAGTGGTGAACATCTACTGGAATTGATTAACGATCTTCTCGATATCGCGAAAGTCGAAGCGGGCACACTCGAGGTTGAGCCTGTGCCGACCGATGTGAGTCGGCTCATCGATGCGGTATGCGAACTTGTGAAGTACCGCGCGACAAGTAGCGGGCTCGATCTTAGGTGGGAGCTGCCACGAAACTGTCCCCAACTTCTTCGAGTCGACCCAGTTCGTTTGCGGCAGATATTGATCAATTTGCTCGGCAATGCCATCAAGTTTACCGACCAGGGTTGGATCAATTGCGAGTCTGAATACGACTACTCGCGGCAGCGTTTGATCATTCGTGTGACCGATACTGGCCCCGGTATTCCTCCGGAAGTTGTCAATCGAATCTTCTTTCCCTTTAACCAAGGACCAGCAAGCCTGGAAAAGAAGCGAATGGGGATCGGGTTGGGCCTCTCCATTAGCCGAGAACTGGCAACGAAGATGGGTGGCTTCCTGAGGCTTGAGAAGACGAGTTCCGCTGGCTCGACCTTTCTCATGGAGCTTGACACGCCGGAGTGTCTGGAGGAAGAGGAACATCGTCAGCCTGAGCAGAAATCGATTGAAGAGACGAATGGTAATGCCTGGAATAACCGTTCGATTCTGATCGCAGAGGATGTCGAGGCGAATCGGTATTTACTGCAGAAGGTGTTCGCCCGATTAGGGGTTCAGCCAGACTTTGCTGAGGATGGGAAGCAAGCTTGCGACATGGTGTTGGCCCGTCAGGTTGAAGGCTCCACATATGACCTGATCATTATGGACATGCAAATGCCGGGCATGGATGGATATGAAGCGACCCGGCTCCTCAAGTCGAAAAAGATCTCGACGCCAGTCATTGCCCTGACGGCTGCTGCACTCAGCGAAGATGTCGAGAGATGCCTCTCTTCTGGGTGCGATCAGGTGCTTGTGAAGCCAGTTAATGTCGCGGAGCTTCGGTCGCTATTCGTTCGATACTTCGCTTAG
- a CDS encoding response regulator → MSQAIICFVEDSDLDYEVGTMAVRLVHPNAEIVRAKCCAEGKRIIEELVPQLILLDLNLTRCKGFELLAQLAETLPERLRRVVVLTTSSSPADREMALKLGAADFYTKSPDPDQYMLTVRQIASELTS, encoded by the coding sequence ATGTCCCAAGCAATCATATGCTTCGTCGAAGATAGCGATCTGGATTACGAGGTGGGAACCATGGCCGTACGTCTTGTGCATCCCAACGCGGAAATTGTTCGGGCAAAGTGTTGCGCCGAAGGCAAGAGGATAATTGAAGAGCTCGTTCCGCAACTGATCTTACTTGATCTTAATTTGACTCGCTGTAAGGGATTTGAACTGCTCGCACAACTTGCCGAAACGTTGCCGGAACGTCTACGCCGCGTCGTTGTGCTGACGACTTCTTCAAGTCCCGCGGATCGCGAGATGGCGTTGAAGCTTGGTGCAGCCGACTTTTACACCAAGTCTCCCGACCCGGATCAATACATGTTAACTGTTCGTCAAATCGCCTCGGAATTGACTAGCTAG
- a CDS encoding ATP-binding protein, with the protein MTDPESPTKRSEVDLTNCDREPIHLAGAVQPHGALLAFGLGDLSLRHVSQNADQWFKAIPEIGATVHGLFDEASCELLQIVATGLRNVVRPIKLRALGAGSELPFSAAAHVYQGRLIVELEQPAAEKDSTEKLGELSLPLQLTKANQRLQQSTDLKRLYQVIADEMRDISGFDRVMLYRFADDNHGEVIGESVVEGKGSFLGLHYPATDIPEQARRLYILNTVRSIGDVNASAVPILPGCHADAEQPLDLSLSCFRAVSPVHIEYLQNMGVQASMSISIVIDNRLWGLIACHHYSAKPLRLEERAACEIMGLVIGNYLSAREQSEINHERVRRRRNFHNVLDLITQNTDVWRSIDTIWPELQQVVDSNGLGVVSERNVQLLGSTPCAEVVQSIVQHAESTQKETVGIWDTHCLADSVPGYLVEDESKVCGCLAVPLSAPEANWLLFFRDEYVSEVTWAGNPEKSTVQSENGIRLSPRKSFEQWKTTVHRQSKRWALVDREMAEELRSGLVELLSLRAAELVRLNDELASINADLDSFAYAASHDLREPLRGIKQTAFLLRRELGVELNEATEGRLATLSKLASRMDELIQGLLRLSRAGQGNLEFERVDLKEVVHEALEMVVGRPTPSGIEVSIESNAILWADYLCVRELFTNLIANGIKYNQNSLKHLRVGVWQGRDADHENQAVLYVRDNGIGIASENVEEVFQVFRRLHLPDEFGGGSGAGLTICQKIVTRHGGKIWIESEPGQGSTIFFTLEQVE; encoded by the coding sequence ATGACAGATCCTGAATCACCAACGAAAAGGTCCGAAGTTGATTTAACTAATTGTGACCGCGAACCGATTCACTTGGCCGGTGCTGTGCAGCCGCATGGTGCCTTGCTGGCGTTTGGTCTAGGCGACCTATCACTAAGACATGTGTCGCAGAACGCGGATCAGTGGTTTAAGGCAATTCCGGAAATTGGGGCGACGGTTCACGGACTGTTTGACGAAGCCTCGTGTGAATTGTTGCAAATCGTGGCAACCGGCTTACGCAATGTCGTCCGTCCCATCAAGCTTCGAGCACTGGGAGCAGGCTCGGAGCTGCCGTTCTCCGCAGCTGCCCATGTTTATCAGGGAAGGCTCATCGTCGAGCTTGAGCAGCCGGCAGCTGAGAAAGACTCAACGGAGAAGCTCGGAGAGCTGAGCTTGCCTCTGCAACTCACCAAGGCAAACCAGCGATTGCAGCAGAGTACCGATCTGAAGCGACTTTACCAGGTGATCGCCGATGAGATGCGGGATATTAGCGGCTTCGATCGAGTCATGCTTTACCGATTTGCTGACGACAATCATGGTGAAGTCATCGGCGAGTCAGTCGTCGAAGGCAAAGGTTCGTTTCTCGGGCTGCACTATCCGGCAACCGATATTCCTGAGCAGGCACGCCGGCTCTATATTCTCAATACGGTCCGTTCGATTGGTGATGTGAACGCAAGTGCGGTGCCGATTCTTCCTGGATGTCACGCCGATGCGGAGCAACCGCTCGATTTAAGTCTTAGCTGTTTTCGGGCCGTATCGCCGGTACATATCGAGTATTTGCAGAACATGGGGGTTCAGGCTTCCATGTCGATCTCCATTGTTATCGATAATCGCCTGTGGGGATTGATTGCCTGTCATCACTACTCGGCAAAACCGCTTCGCCTGGAAGAACGCGCTGCATGCGAGATCATGGGGCTTGTCATTGGGAACTACCTTTCAGCACGAGAACAGTCGGAAATCAATCACGAACGTGTTCGCCGGCGACGAAACTTTCATAACGTGCTGGACCTGATTACGCAGAATACCGATGTGTGGAGATCAATCGATACCATTTGGCCCGAGTTGCAGCAGGTTGTCGATTCCAATGGATTAGGCGTCGTTTCTGAGCGAAATGTGCAACTGCTTGGCTCAACCCCTTGTGCTGAGGTGGTTCAATCGATCGTCCAGCATGCAGAATCAACCCAAAAGGAAACGGTCGGTATCTGGGACACGCACTGTCTTGCGGATTCCGTTCCAGGCTATCTGGTTGAGGACGAGAGCAAAGTTTGCGGATGCCTTGCCGTACCACTTTCGGCCCCGGAGGCCAATTGGCTCCTGTTCTTCCGCGATGAATATGTCAGCGAAGTGACGTGGGCCGGTAATCCTGAAAAGTCGACGGTTCAATCCGAGAATGGAATCCGACTTTCACCACGGAAATCGTTTGAGCAGTGGAAGACAACCGTTCATCGGCAATCGAAACGATGGGCGTTAGTTGACCGCGAAATGGCGGAAGAACTTCGTAGTGGCTTGGTCGAACTTCTTAGTCTTCGTGCTGCCGAACTAGTTCGCTTGAACGACGAGCTTGCCAGCATCAATGCCGACCTGGATTCCTTTGCCTACGCCGCATCGCATGATCTACGTGAGCCATTGCGTGGGATCAAGCAGACGGCTTTTCTTTTGAGGCGCGAATTGGGCGTCGAACTGAATGAGGCGACGGAGGGACGATTGGCGACATTGTCGAAGCTTGCGTCCCGGATGGACGAATTGATTCAAGGGTTGCTCAGGCTCTCTCGAGCAGGGCAGGGCAATCTTGAATTCGAGAGAGTTGACCTCAAAGAAGTTGTCCACGAGGCTCTGGAAATGGTTGTTGGTCGACCGACTCCCAGTGGAATTGAGGTCTCGATCGAAAGCAATGCGATCCTTTGGGCCGACTACCTCTGCGTCCGCGAACTATTTACCAACTTGATCGCCAATGGAATCAAGTACAACCAAAACAGCCTAAAGCATTTGAGAGTAGGTGTTTGGCAAGGCCGTGATGCTGACCATGAGAATCAGGCCGTTCTCTACGTGCGGGATAACGGCATAGGAATTGCTTCGGAGAATGTGGAAGAAGTCTTTCAGGTGTTTCGCCGCCTTCACTTGCCAGATGAATTTGGTGGTGGATCGGGTGCCGGTTTGACAATCTGCCAGAAAATTGTCACCCGTCACGGTGGCAAGATATGGATAGAATCCGAGCCAGGGCAAGGTTCGACCATATTTTTTACTCTCGAACAGGTTGAATAG
- a CDS encoding biliverdin-producing heme oxygenase, translating to MSPLTENNKSDASSALKSATDDLHRQVEESIDWRANLGDLRAYQQFLTKICYFISPADRIIEEYFGVLESWVASRRTAAWAQSDLGELTAKYIGAAHIESCDDQPPADELYRWVKGPADAAGILYVLEGSTMGSLFLCNLACTNFDSSADAPVKFLSAYGKGTARRWQETKLWLDRFLTTEDEVATAVSAARRMFQIYGGQLSSRA from the coding sequence ATGTCTCCGCTTACCGAAAATAACAAATCGGACGCTAGTTCTGCGCTTAAATCGGCGACAGACGACCTCCATCGACAAGTCGAAGAGTCGATCGATTGGCGGGCAAATCTCGGTGATCTTAGGGCTTACCAGCAGTTCCTAACCAAAATTTGCTACTTCATTTCCCCGGCCGATCGAATCATCGAGGAGTATTTCGGGGTATTGGAAAGTTGGGTCGCTTCTCGCCGCACGGCGGCATGGGCTCAATCGGACCTGGGCGAACTGACAGCCAAGTATATTGGTGCGGCGCATATTGAGTCCTGCGATGACCAGCCTCCAGCAGATGAGCTATATCGTTGGGTGAAAGGTCCAGCAGACGCCGCCGGGATTCTGTACGTGTTGGAAGGATCGACGATGGGGAGCCTATTCCTCTGCAACCTGGCCTGTACCAATTTCGATTCTTCAGCCGATGCGCCGGTGAAGTTTCTCAGTGCCTACGGCAAAGGTACTGCACGTCGCTGGCAGGAAACCAAGCTTTGGTTAGATCGCTTTCTCACTACCGAGGATGAAGTGGCAACAGCCGTCAGTGCTGCCCGAAGAATGTTCCAGATTTATGGTGGTCAACTAAGTTCCAGAGCATGA
- a CDS encoding DUF1588 domain-containing protein: protein MSKLAYACAGLFWCGLLAVANAQAYTPGQHVEKDFRSFAKPLLATYCGDCHGEKDPEANEGNFSLHDLDAVDGINAQAWNSVWAQVTLKQMPPKDMPQLEVVERLQLSDWIVQELSRALKDKGGFQAHLDPGKGNFVDHDLLFGPLPDDIQLQPTSSPARIWRVTPQEHITRLNELINSEPAFDPSKPGLRAHGDAVPTNHGGELKLYFGVDRIIKWQGGTVAYATAVKSVPAVLSSSRDHGLKNYPHFHTVNSAEATQIINIAEDVIRYMAYGPLSIAEPYQITDDPNSIRDKMQGDLRGLPTSIVYNTKIVRPLTPVYDLMKEEGADEEKVRAAVDYLFEALTFRPPAPQESDAYVTIVQQSIGKLGKEEGAILGLSSIFLDRDALFRTELAANGKTDSDGRVMLQDWELGLAVNHAFRYIPPDEALREAIIEGRMRTKADVKREVERMLADDSIRKPRILQFFRDYFDYDLGGYICKDTKALADTGVGGGQGYYFSMFDATASTDRLVELILAEDKDVLKQLLTTDKVVATRSDSIVFGERRSQKETAKSIAEARQRHDAELEAWQKENPGKKPPKSLANKGKNINHKVDEAKLSGDKIYARVGRRSFGAGSMKPDRVLATVPEGQRLGILTHPTWLVSHSDAMDNHAIRRGRWVYERLLGGGIPDVPITVDAMLPDEPHHTLRERMRVTRESYCWTCHQKMDPLGLPFEMYNHAGLFRKTELEKPVDTSGEIIDSGDPELDGEVANAIELIQKIAESERAEQVFVRHAFRFWIGRNETLNDRPVLQDAYRAYKESGGSMKAMLTSLLTSDAFLYRSHSGLDASHGN, encoded by the coding sequence ATGAGCAAGCTTGCATACGCTTGTGCCGGGTTGTTCTGGTGTGGCTTACTTGCGGTCGCAAACGCTCAGGCATACACGCCTGGTCAACACGTTGAAAAGGACTTTCGCAGCTTTGCAAAACCGCTTCTGGCCACGTACTGTGGGGACTGCCACGGTGAGAAAGATCCTGAAGCGAACGAAGGCAATTTTTCGCTGCATGACCTGGACGCCGTCGATGGCATAAACGCACAGGCTTGGAATTCGGTATGGGCACAAGTCACTTTGAAGCAGATGCCTCCGAAAGATATGCCTCAGCTGGAGGTAGTGGAAAGGCTTCAGCTTTCCGACTGGATCGTGCAGGAGCTTTCCCGGGCACTGAAAGACAAAGGCGGTTTTCAGGCACATCTCGATCCGGGCAAGGGTAACTTTGTCGATCATGATCTGCTGTTCGGGCCATTGCCCGATGATATTCAGCTTCAGCCAACTTCGTCACCGGCACGAATCTGGCGGGTAACTCCCCAAGAGCACATCACGCGGCTGAATGAGCTGATCAACAGCGAGCCGGCGTTCGATCCCTCCAAGCCTGGTTTACGAGCTCATGGTGATGCCGTTCCGACCAATCATGGTGGGGAACTGAAGCTTTACTTTGGCGTCGATCGCATCATCAAGTGGCAAGGAGGAACGGTCGCCTATGCCACTGCCGTGAAGAGTGTTCCGGCGGTGCTTTCCTCGTCGCGCGATCACGGGCTGAAGAACTATCCTCACTTCCATACGGTGAATAGCGCCGAAGCGACTCAGATCATCAACATTGCCGAGGATGTGATTCGCTATATGGCCTACGGCCCGCTGAGCATTGCCGAGCCGTATCAAATCACCGATGACCCAAACTCGATTCGAGACAAGATGCAGGGCGACCTTCGTGGTCTGCCTACGTCGATCGTTTACAACACCAAGATTGTGCGTCCTCTAACGCCGGTGTATGACCTGATGAAGGAGGAGGGAGCAGACGAAGAAAAAGTTCGAGCGGCCGTCGACTATCTTTTCGAGGCACTCACTTTTCGTCCCCCCGCACCCCAGGAGTCGGACGCCTACGTAACGATTGTTCAACAATCGATCGGTAAGCTTGGCAAAGAAGAAGGAGCCATACTGGGCCTGTCGTCGATCTTTCTCGATCGCGATGCCTTGTTTCGGACGGAACTGGCAGCCAACGGCAAGACTGACAGCGACGGCCGTGTGATGCTCCAAGATTGGGAACTAGGCTTAGCGGTCAATCACGCGTTTCGCTATATCCCGCCTGATGAAGCATTGCGTGAGGCAATCATCGAAGGTCGGATGCGGACTAAAGCTGACGTAAAGCGTGAAGTCGAGCGGATGTTGGCTGACGACAGCATTCGGAAACCACGCATCTTGCAGTTCTTCCGAGATTACTTCGATTACGATCTGGGCGGTTACATTTGCAAAGACACCAAGGCCCTTGCGGATACTGGCGTTGGTGGTGGACAGGGCTATTACTTCTCGATGTTCGATGCGACCGCGAGCACGGACCGCTTGGTGGAATTGATTCTGGCGGAAGACAAGGATGTTCTGAAGCAGTTGCTAACCACCGATAAGGTTGTTGCTACCAGGAGCGACAGCATCGTCTTCGGGGAAAGGCGTTCTCAGAAGGAAACCGCCAAATCGATTGCCGAAGCAAGACAGAGGCACGATGCCGAACTCGAAGCCTGGCAGAAAGAAAATCCTGGCAAAAAGCCACCGAAGTCGCTGGCCAACAAGGGAAAGAACATCAATCACAAGGTGGACGAAGCGAAACTGTCAGGCGACAAGATCTATGCCCGTGTCGGACGGCGTAGCTTTGGTGCTGGGTCAATGAAACCAGACCGCGTTCTCGCCACGGTGCCAGAGGGGCAACGACTTGGCATCCTGACACATCCCACTTGGCTTGTGTCTCATTCGGACGCGATGGACAATCACGCGATCCGTCGTGGACGATGGGTCTACGAACGGCTGCTTGGTGGCGGCATTCCCGATGTGCCGATCACGGTTGATGCCATGCTGCCCGATGAACCGCATCACACGCTGCGTGAGAGGATGCGGGTGACGCGCGAGTCATACTGCTGGACCTGCCACCAGAAGATGGATCCCTTGGGTTTACCTTTTGAAATGTACAACCATGCCGGTCTCTTTCGAAAGACCGAACTGGAGAAGCCGGTCGACACGTCAGGTGAGATCATCGATTCGGGTGATCCTGAACTGGACGGTGAGGTTGCCAATGCCATCGAGCTGATCCAGAAGATCGCCGAAAGCGAGCGAGCCGAGCAGGTCTTCGTTCGTCATGCCTTCCGGTTTTGGATTGGGCGCAACGAGACGCTCAACGACCGGCCCGTTCTGCAGGATGCCTACCGTGCCTACAAGGAAAGCGGAGGGAGCATGAAAGCAATGTTGACCTCATTGCTCACATCCGACGCTTTCCTGTACCGCTCCCATTCTGGTCTCGATGCCAGCCACGGCAACTAA